The Bacteroidota bacterium genomic interval CGTCCAAAGAATCCATGCGATTGCTCAAAGATTCAAAACGCACATTAAGCCTGGTATTTGCCACGACCAATTATAAGGAGCTTTTTCCAACGGAGGATTTTCCGGCTCCGCAAATTTGGTTTCGCTACTTGAATGCTGCATTGGATTCTGCATTGGCGCCCTTCATAGGCTGCAAAGTCAGCCGGGTGATCCTTGCAGCGGATTGGGGGCTCATGACCGATGAAAACGAATGGAGGCAAATCCTGGATCACATCCGCACAAAAATGCCCGATGCCTTGATTTCATTTGGTGCGCGCCACGAGGCACTACATTCCAAAAGCCTATCCGTCCTGTCAGATGAGATTGCCATTGACTACGCGCCGATTGCCGGCGAGGAACTCAAAAGTCCGTGCAGAACAGAAAACCTCCGCATCACCGCACTCGCAAAGCAGTCTGGCAAGCCGATTTTTATATTCCGGGCGAATGTCATCGGGGAAAATCCGGCATTACAAATCCAGAATCGACTGCGATTCTGGCAACCTGAGGTTGAAATCAACGGCATTTGCCTCAATACCTTGTATGCCAAGATTCCTCCGAGGGATGCGACAACTTACTACGGTATGGCAGATGATCCGGCAGTGTCAGATTTCATTCGTATGTACAAACAACGTCTACCCCTCTGAAATCGTCAAAGGCAGTAGTCGAAAAAGAATATTCTCCTTAAATTTGCAGTTCAATTATTCTAAATCCGAAATGAAAAAAATCAATTCCATTTTTTGGGCCTTGTTGGTGATTGCAAGCACTGCATTTGCCCAGTCGCCATTCCAAGGTACCATCAAATATGACTTCAACATGGATGGAGAAGGCATCGAAGCTTACAAAGCGATGTTGCCGACCGGCATGGAAATCACGGTGCTCAAAACCGATGTTATCACCGAAATCAAAGGTGGCATGGCAGCGATGGCGATGGGTCGCACCATCACAAAAACCAAAACCGGCATCAGCTACATGATCAAGGACAGCGAAGAAACCATCTACGTGATGGATCCTGCCAAAATGAAAAAAGAAGGTGACGACGATGCGGCTGCCGCTGACCCGACCGTGACCAAGGAAGACGAAGTGTTGACCATCGCGGGCTACGAATGCCAGAAGTACACCGTCGTGAGCCAAACACCGCAAGGCGAAAACACATCCTACTTGTGGACGACCGACAAATTCGCAATTCCGAAATCGGAAAAAAGCGCTGGCGGCGGAATGTCAGGCATGCTGGATGCCAAGGGTGTACCGGGAACGCCATTGAAAATCATGACTTCGCAAATGGGAATGACCGTGACGATCACCGCCAACGAAGTCAGCACAAAAGCTCCAAGTAAGTCCATGTTCAAATTCCCAAAGGGTTATGCCAAAGAAGACTTTGACATGTCCAAAATGGGAATGGGCATGTAATGGCAGGCTTTTTGCTTCCATTTGAAAAAATCATCAACCAAAGGCGGGATTTCCCGCCTTTGGCATATCCAAGAAGAATGCAACGACATATCAAGGCTATTTTTGCTGTGGCATTTCTCCTGAGCACGTTGAGTGCACACGCGCAGGAGGTACTTCTGAATGACTCAGCCACCATTCCCCCGTTTGAAGGGGTGATCGGATTCAGGATCCGCTACGAGGGAAAACTGAATCCGGCGACAAAACCCTATCTCGCCGATTCCATGACCATGTTTGTGGGGCAAAATGGCCTCCTCTATCGGTACCACGGCGGCAAAAGCGGGGAATTGCAGTCGCAGGTCCTTTGGGATGGTGAGACGCAGACCTTTTGGCTACTCGACGAAGGGCGCAAAACAGCTGACATGATCTCCGATATTTTTTGGACCGGCTATGTTGCCAAACCCAAAGTGCTGACTGAAAAGCTAACGGTTGCGGCTCATCCCTGTGTTGCGTGGAGCTTGACACTGGACAAACGAGTCGAGAAAATCTGGGTAAACGACTCCATCTACTTTGGTGGGCAATTGATCGATAGCTTGAAACTGCAGCAGCCTGCCTTTCTCGCCGCCGGCATCAGAAAGATTCCTTTACAAACCCGCCGTACGCATGCGGGTGACGTCGTGACGATTCAACAAGCCATGACCATCACGCCTGGCGCACAAGACAAATGGCTGTTCAAAGTTCCCGAAGGCTATATCATGGGCGAATTTGATCCCTCGAGGTTGATCCACCCTATTTTGAAGCCTGCTGAAAAATAAGGCGAAATTTTGAGCTTTATGGTTCCCTAAACTGATGCGCGGGGCTTGGATTGGCATGCAAATTTTTGGTGCAAGTCATAAGCAATCAGCGTCTTTCCCGGATGGGAGGGCAAAAGATACCTGTCGGAATGTGATATAACAGGAAAAGCGGGCCAAGGCCCGCTTTCTATATTTCTGCATCCACAAGGATTTAACGAAGCTTAGAGCTTGTTTTTGGTCAAGAAATCCTTGACCTGATCCTGAGGAATCATTTCTTCTTTGAACATGTAAGCGCCCGTCTTCTCATTGCGAATCGGGTAAATGACCTTTGTCAAGTTGACACGGGTCTTATCTTTCAGTGTTGCAACGACCTTCTTTGCCATGACGTTTTCTTATTTGATCTCTTTGTGGACTGTGTACTTTTTCATAATGGGGTTGAATTTCTTCAACTCCATACGACCGGGCGTATTTTTCCGGTTTTTCATGGTCACGTAACGTGACGTGCCAGACAACCCAGATGTCTTGTGCTCGGTGCATTCCAAAATCACCTGAATTCTATTGTCTTTACTTTTCTTAGCCATGCCTCATCAATACGTTTAAGGGACTGCAAATGTACAAGCATTATTTCTTAATTCCAACCCATTGCCTACTTTCCTCGAAATGGGTCGAAAAAAACTCCAAAAAGTTATCCTCATTCACCCAAACAGAGGGTTTTGAGGTCTTGACCGGCAAAATTGCCGCTCGACATCATCAAAAACACGTTCCCCGATGCTGTCCGTTGGGCAGCAACCAGGCGCTTCAGCTCTTCGACATTGGTTGCATACTGAATCTCGTCGTCTGCAAAAGCCTCAACAAGCTCTGCTTTGGAGATTGCCGGATAGTTCTTCATCTGCAGCGTATGGGCATCGATGAATACAATCTTGTGCTTCAGGCCCTTGAGCGTCTTCTTGTATTGGCTCAAAAAGGCTTTGTTCAAGCTGCTGAACGTGTGCAACTCCAAACAAGCAACCAATAGGTTCCTGCCATACAATTCGATGACGGCCTCGACCGTGGCCTTTACCTTGCTTGGGGAATGGGCAAAATCCTTGTAGATGACATTTTTGCCATCGTCGTGGATCTTTTCCAAGCGCTTTGCGGCGCCTTTGAACGTCGAAATATGCTTCAAAAACTCTGCAGGTTGCACAGCGAGCAGCTTGCAGACTTCCCAAGCACCGGAGATATTGCTGATGTTGTGGCGACCGATCACCTGCAACGGCGTCGCCGAACCCAGCATCCGAAGCTCAAATGCATGGTCCTTGATGCGAAAATCCGGAGTGGTATAGGGATGGAGGTAGTGCTCATCGGGCTTGGAAAAGCGTTTGATGATGCGGCGTACTTCCTTATCGTCGTCATTGTACACGAGTGCGCCCGCCTTGGGCATCTGCGCAACGAGTTGTTCAAATTGCCCGATATATTCGGCTTCAGTCGGGAACACATTAATATGGTCCCATGCAATGCCCGAAATCAAGGCGATATGCGGCTGATAGACGCGAAACTTGGGACGCCTGTCCAAGGGACTTGCCAAGTATTCGTCGCCTTCCAGGATGATGATCGGCGCATCGTCACTGAGACCGACCATGGTGTCAAATCCTTCGACTTGGCCACCGGCCATGTAGTCAAATTTGCGTCCCATGCCCTTCAAAACATGCATCACCATCGAGGTGATCGTGGTTTTGCCATGGCTGCCGCAGATGACGACACGCTGCTTGTTGCGACTATGCTGATACAAGAATTCGGGGAAGGACCAGATTTTGATGCCCAAGGCACGTGCGCGGTCCAATTCGGGGTTGCCATCTTTGGCGTGCATGCCGACGATGACGGCATCCAAACCTTCATGGATACGCGTGGCATCCCAGCCAAATGTAGCAGGGAGCAGACCAACTGCGGCCAAACGACCGCTTGCAGGCTCATAGATTTCATCGTCGGAGCCGCTCACGACATGGCCAAGATTGTGCAGTGCGATGGCAAGATTGTGCATCACACTGCCTCCGATCGCTATGAAATGTACCTTCATCAGGGCATTGGAATATGAGTGCAAAAATAGTGGCTTTTTGGTCGAATGAAAATCGGAGTTCAAAGCCACTGGAAATCAAGCTATTTGTCTCTTCTTACAAAGTCCTTTTTGAGCCATCCGCCTTGTGGGCGCGGTGCGTAGTCGTGGGCAAGTAACAGGCTATCGCATTCATACGCAATTGAAGGAGAATGCCTTAGCCATCGATCTAGGAGGCAATCCGGCTGCAAATCCGCAATCACATGTCGATAATCCACCTTTGTATGACCGGGAATATAAAAATCGGCCGGGGTGGACCGGAGGTCCCAATAGGGTGCCAATCTTGCAATCTCACGGTTGTTGTAGCCCAAAACATCGACCAATTCGCAGTTGGAAAAATAGCCAAGATCACCCGCCTGTACGACCGCGACGCGGTTTGCCGTTCCAAAACTGCGATTTACCTCCAAAGCCTTCATCACATTCCACATCTGGTATTGGGTATTGTAGGGCGGTTCCTTGACCCAAAATCGTTGCCAATGCGCGTCAAATTTCCCCACAAACATCAATCCGTTGATGAGCACAAAAACAAGCAGCGATGCCAACGTGGGCAACGCATTCTTCAAAACCATTCCAGTCGCTCCCTTCAAACGCTTGGCCCATTCGTATCCGCCAGCGGTCAAAATCAGCAAAACCCAAGGCAAAGTGATGATAGTGAACCGATTCGCCCCGACCCCAGACTCCTCCCAAGCGTCCCCGCCAGCATATAGGTTGTAGGCCAAGTAGGTGACTATCAGCGCCAGGGAAAGCCACATCGCTTTGTTCTTTCGCAAGGGAATCATCATCAAGGGCAGCAATACCCAAACCAGCCAAAGTGGCTCGGCCCAAACTTTAAAATGAAACCATGCCCGATCGATCCGAATGTCCAGCGGAATTTTGTACAGCTTAAGATAATAGGTATTCGGAAAAAAGTCGTGGAAATAGACCAGCCTGAATACCAGATATATGGCCATCGGGCCGCCTGCGATCAACAGGAATTTCAGCGCTTCTTTCCGATGCCGGATCAGCCAGGGTGCCAAAAACAAAATGGTGAGTCCGACAAAAAACACCATGTCCATGCGCAGCAACAGCGCAGCCGCGAGCACGAGTCCCAATCGATGCAGGTGTTTTGTTTGGTGCTGCGCTTCGAATGCCAGGAATTGATCGATTCCCAACAAAAAAAGCAGGACCTGCGGGCCGCATTCCATGCCGACAAGCGACCAGAAATTCAGCGGATAAAGAAAGGCGAGGGAAAAAGTAGCTGCAATGCGCGGCAAAACGGATTCGATTCCTAAACGGAGGTGCAAAATGCGATTCAGCACCACGATATTCAACCCGAGAATTCCGGCGCAGAAGATGGCAAAAACCAAGCTGACCTTGCTCCAGGCGATGGGCAAAAGTTGGAACGGAACCATCAAAAATGTCCATAATGGACTGGAAAACCCTTCGACTGGATCCCCGAATTTGGCCCAATTCAGTCCATGGCCCTGTGTCAAGTTCTTGGCGTAAGTCATGCTGATCATCCCATCGTCAAACAAACTGTAGTACCGTTCGCCGTCGATGTCAAAGGAGCCTTGTTGGATAAAATGACCCGACCAGATTGCCAGCAGCAACAACAATGGAACAAGGTAAAAACGGGAAACCATTCGGGACATCGGCGGGCAATTTAGAGAAAATCTAGGTTGCCGAATAGCCTTCTTTGGAGAATGAAGACTGATCAAACCGTCAAAACAGCTAAATTAGCTTCATGAAACTTTACGCGATTGAGACGGGCCGCTTCCGATTGGACGGTGGGGCGATGTTTGGGGTCGTACCCAAGCCGATCTGGCAAAAGACAAATCCGGCAGATGACCGCAACCGCATCGACATGGCCATGCGTTGCCTGCTCATCGAGGATGCCAACCGGTTGATCTTGGTAGACAACGGTTTGGGGCATAAATACGATGAAAAATTCTCCGGACTTTACGGCGTCGATCATGGTCATAGCACCCTTGACCGCAGTCTCGAAGCGCTGGGATTTGGCAAGGAAGACATCACGGACGTGATTCTCACCCACCTTCATTTTGACCATTGCGGCGGCTCGACCGAATGGCATCCGGGTAAGGAGCGCTACGAAACGGTGTTTGACAATGCCCATTTTTGGCTGCAAAAATCCCACCTCGCTTGGGCCTTGGCGCCCAATCCCCGTGAAAAAGCAAGTTTCTACGACGAAAACATCCAACCCATCGTGCAAAGCGGGCAACTGCGGCTCCTCGATGGCGAATCGGAATTGTTCCCTGACATTTCGCTCAAGATTGTCAACGGCCATACCGACGGGATGCAATTGCCATTGATCAACTACAAAGGCCGCAAGATTCTCTACGCTGCCGACCTTTTTCCGACCTTCGGACACCTGCCGCTACCTTATGTAATGGGCTATGATACAAGGCCTTTGCTGACCTTGGCGGAGCGTGAGGAATTCCTGCCTTGGCTCGTCGACGAAGGCATCGTACTTTTTTATGAGCACGACCCCTACCACGAATGCGGCACGGTCAAGCGCACAGAAAAAGGCGGATTCCAAAGCGGAGACACCTTCCAATTGGCCGACCTCTGATTTGGCAGAGCCCCTCAATATTCGGCGAATTGGGCACATTTTGCTTGCAGCGGGGCTGTTTTTGTTTGGCTTCGCCATTTCCTTGTGGTACGGCAGGCAGGGCATGAACCCGCTCGACAGCTCCATCGTTTTTGATGGCGGATGGCGGTTGCTGCAGGGACAACGATTTTTTGTGGACTTCTCCTCCCCTAGCGGCTTCGCTCCTTCATTTATCCAAGCCATATTTTTTCAGATTTTCGGGGTGAATTGGTTCGCCTATTGCTTGCACGCGGCGGTTTTCAATGGTCTTTTTGCGCTGCTGGTCTATGGCGTGTTGTTGCTGGCAAAAGGGCCGCGCTGGCTATCAGGAGGTTATGCAGCACTCAGCGCTGTCGTGTTTTATCCGCCGATGGGTGTGCCCTACTTGGAACAGCATGCCTTCTTTTTCATTCTCTTGGCCGTTTACGTGGCTACATTGGCTGCGAAAATGAACGGAGGATGGCGATTTGGACTTTTATCCACGCTGCCCACGATCGCGTTATTCGCAATTCTGAGCAAGCAAAGTCCCGGATTTTTCGTTTTTCCGCTGATTTTGATCGTTTTGATCTGCTGGTTTCCGATTCGGGAATGGAAAAATCTGATTTTGCCATTGCTTGGCGGGCTGATGCCGGCTTTTATCCTTCTCATCTTGATGGTTGGAGACGCGGGACTTGGCAGCCCTGGATTTTGGCAAGGATTCTGGACACTCCCACAAACAATTGCAGATCAAAGACTTGAAGAATGGACCTACGGGCCCTTCAAGACGATCCGGACCATCGCGTGGTATCCTTTTCAGGTACTTGGGGGCTTTGATTTCATCCATCGCTACTTGTTGTATGTTCCGTTTTTGCTTTTGGCTGTCGAAGTTTTGATTCGCTTCATACAACAACGCCTGAGAAATGATTGGCCGCCGATTCGTTTGTTGATTTTGGGCATTGGCTTGACAGTGACGTGCAGCTTTTTCATGCATTTCACCTTGAATCAGCCGCAAAACGGCTTGCCTTTGGTTTTTGTCGCGATCGGCTTGGGACATATTTTCTGGCGGGAATGGCTGCGCGGATTCGCAGGCGACGTGCGCTTCCGGCCGGTTTGGCTGCCGCCGTTGCTCAATGGGTTGTCGATTCTGCTTTTTGTCAGCGGCATGTGGAGCACATGGCAATTCCACAAGCAAACGAATGAACCACGCTTCGCCTTGGACTTTACCGACCAATTCCCATTCAATTCCGAATTACCCGTTGATCGGCAATGGGGATTCCTCAACTACCAAGCGCCCTACGTATGGGGGGACTTGAAACCTTGGGAATTTGTCGAATGGATGAATGCGCGGGAAGGGAATTTCCTGCTTTTTGGGGACTTGAGCATCGTTTATGGCTTGACAGGCAGGCCTTCGGTTTCACCTGCACTTTGGTTTCATGAAGGATTGACGTTTCCAGCCCAAGGGACGGAAGGTTTTGCGGAATTTGATGCCAAGCTGCTTGCGGCATGCAAGTCCTACCGTCTCAAGTATCTCGTGTTTGAGCAAGAGAGCCGCGAAACATGGATGCATTCCAAATTCGAAGATTTTCCGCAAACAAGTGCATACTTGCATGAACGGGAATTTGGCGGATTGACGGTCGGGGGATTTCTTGTGGTCAAACTCGATCCCTAAGCGCAACGATTTGCAATCAATGTCTCCGGCTTCGCCGGGCATTGGTCAGGTGGTTCCTGTCCCTGAAATCAGGTTCCTTTTTGCTGACCCATTTGATGAATTTTTCCATTTCGGGATGGTCCCGCAAGCGCTCGAGGGTGTGGTAAAAATCCAGCAGTTCACGTTCGGTGAAAATGGAGTGGATTTTGGTATGACAAACGACATGGAGCGTCACGGTTTCCGTGCCCTTGTAGGTTTTGGGTTTGAGGTGATGCTCGTTGATGGAACGGCCTTCGATGAGATCGCGTCCACAAATGCCGCAAGTGCCGATGATTTTGGATGTTGACATGTCAGCTTAAAACATTGAACGTGCAAAAATAAGGCGATCAACAAAGATTGCAGCCACAGGAGGCGAATTTCAGCATCCTTTCGAACCGCTTGCTTGATAAAATTCACTTCGATGCCCTCAGAATCGATTCGGAAAGCCATTAACTTTGCATTCGAATCAAAATTTTACCGGAAGATGAAACGTCTGCTTCTACTTTTTGCTTTTGCCGCTGCCAACCTTGTCAATGCTCCTCTTTGGGCGCAAGACACGACTAACCTTCGGATGATTTCGTTTTCTGACGGTGGCGAATTGGTCCTGTTCAATTCCGACACAAGCACGATGTACTATTCCGGGTTCAATACGAATGCGAGTTTCAATGCCATCTTCCACCATCCGGCCACGGGAGACCTTTATTGCCTCCATGATACCGTAGCGACGACAGGCCGCAGGGATTTCTACAAAATCGATCCCTTTTCCGGGGCAATGACCTTCGTTTATTCGCCTACCCGCACCTTTCTTGCTGCTGCCTGTGTCGGACCCAACGGAATGGTTTATGCCATTTCCGGAAACGGTGGTGGCGGACCCGGCCAAATCTATGCCATTGACATGTTCAACGGAACCGAAAGCCTCTTTACCACCACCGACATGACCTTCGGCGGGAACTTTCAGGTTGGCGCCAACATCACCTACTACCCACCGACCAATGAATTGTGGCTATTCGGTGGCAGTGCAGATTCACTCATCAAGATCAATGTCACAACATTGGCAGAAACGAGGGTCGCGGCATTCCTGAATGCCGATGCGGCCTTGAAAGCAACCTATTTGGAGGGCAATACCTTCTGGTTGGCATCAGACTTGGCTTACACCTTTGATGCCCTCACCGCGGACTCAATCAAGTCCTCGACCTTTGCTGTCCCTGATTATTTGACCGACCTGGAAATGCTGGATTTGATCAAGGGAAGCGACACCATCGGAATATGCAGCGGAGACTCCGCCACATTGATTTCCCGTTTTGCGCCTGATTCCTATGCTTGGTATTTAAATGGAGCACCCTTGGGCCTGACAACTTCAAGCATCAACGTCGCAACTGCCGGCACCTACCGACTTTTGATCCACAGCGACAATGGCTACGACATGTGGTCAGAAGAAGTGGAAGTTGTGGCCGGAACCACGCCCATTGCCGGATTTGCCCAAAGTGTTGACACCGTACAAGTCGGCGTTGCCGTCAACTTTCAAGACCTCAGCGGCGGCGGAACAGCCTATACCTGGACCTTCGGGGACGGGAATTCGAGCAATTTGAGCAATCCAAGCCATGCCTATACCACGGTTGGCACATACTCTGTGATGCAAATTGTCGGCAGTGGACCCTGCACAGACACCGCCTACGGGCAGGTGGTGGTGATCCCTTTGGTGGGAATCGATCCGGGACAAGGCGATCTTGCAATTTCCGAATTCACCTGTTCACCCAATCCAGCGAATGCCAAAACAACCATTGACGTCAGCACAGGCATACCGATGCAAATTTCGGTGGAGGTCTACAACCTTTTGGGAAAAAGGGTAGCCTTGCTGCATGATGGCATCTTGGAAGCGGGAATCCATCATTGGAACTGGTCCTTGGACGGTCAAAATGGCCAACCTGTGGCGGCAGGCCTGTACTTTGTGAAATTGACGGGAGAAAATGGAGTGATGTCCCGCCGCGTGGTTGTCTCCCGCTGATCTCATCATTGGAATGGCATTCACGCTGTAAAAATCGAAACCGAACGACCATGCCCACGTATGAAACATCGGGCATTCTTCTCAATACACTGCAACTTCAGTAACTTCGCCCATATCTTTTAGGTACCCGTTATGATCACCACCATTAAAATGTTCATGGGCCTTGTGCTTGCCATCGTTGGTGTGGCAGCCTTTTTGGCTGGCTATACCAAGTATGGCTTTGTCCTCAAACTCATCTTTGGCAAGGAACGTGTCAAAAGTACAGGAACGAAGTGGTTGAGCCTCTACCTCTATATCGGTGCAGGCGTGTTGCTTTTCATTGCATTGCTGTTGCTATTGCCCTGATTTTCGACTTTCCTTGGCCATCAAGGCATCCGTCAGGCTTTGACCGGAATCAGCTTATCACGCAAAAACGGTCCGGTCTTGCTTTCTGCGCAATCCAAGATCCCCAAGGGCGGCCCTTGATAGACGAGTTGACCACCTTTGTCGCCACCTTCGGGCCCCAAATCAATCAGCCAATCCGCGCATTTGATCATTTCAAGGTTGTGCTCCACGACCAAAACCGTGTTTCCCCGTTCTACAAGCTCATTCATCGCATACAACAATTTCTTGATGTCTTCGAAGTGCAGACCCGTGGTCGGTTCGTCAAAAATGTACATCGTGCCCTTTTTGTCCTTTCCTTGACTCAGGAAAAATGCCAGCTTCACACGTTGCGCCTCGCCGCCTGAAAGCGTGCTCGAACTTTGTCCCATTCGCAGGTAACCCAAGCCTACCCGGTTGAGAATTGAAAGCTTGCTCACAATTTTCGGCTCATCGACAAAAAATTCGGAAGCCTCGTTAATGGTCATGTTGAGGACATCGTCGATGTTTTTGCCTTTGTACTTGACCTGCAAAACGGGTTTGCGGAACCGACGGCCATGGCATTCCTCGCATTTCAAGGTAATGTCAGGCAGGAATTGCATTTCAATCGTGACAAAACCCTCGCCTTTGCAAGTTTCGCAGCGACCACCTTCGACGTTGAAGGAAAAATGG includes:
- a CDS encoding DUF4412 domain-containing protein; the protein is MKKINSIFWALLVIASTAFAQSPFQGTIKYDFNMDGEGIEAYKAMLPTGMEITVLKTDVITEIKGGMAAMAMGRTITKTKTGISYMIKDSEETIYVMDPAKMKKEGDDDAAAADPTVTKEDEVLTIAGYECQKYTVVSQTPQGENTSYLWTTDKFAIPKSEKSAGGGMSGMLDAKGVPGTPLKIMTSQMGMTVTITANEVSTKAPSKSMFKFPKGYAKEDFDMSKMGMGM
- a CDS encoding DUF4295 domain-containing protein, with protein sequence MAKKVVATLKDKTRVNLTKVIYPIRNEKTGAYMFKEEMIPQDQVKDFLTKNKL
- the rpmG gene encoding 50S ribosomal protein L33 codes for the protein MAKKSKDNRIQVILECTEHKTSGLSGTSRYVTMKNRKNTPGRMELKKFNPIMKKYTVHKEIK
- a CDS encoding peptidoglycan synthetase, which gives rise to MKVHFIAIGGSVMHNLAIALHNLGHVVSGSDDEIYEPASGRLAAVGLLPATFGWDATRIHEGLDAVIVGMHAKDGNPELDRARALGIKIWSFPEFLYQHSRNKQRVVICGSHGKTTITSMVMHVLKGMGRKFDYMAGGQVEGFDTMVGLSDDAPIIILEGDEYLASPLDRRPKFRVYQPHIALISGIAWDHINVFPTEAEYIGQFEQLVAQMPKAGALVYNDDDKEVRRIIKRFSKPDEHYLHPYTTPDFRIKDHAFELRMLGSATPLQVIGRHNISNISGAWEVCKLLAVQPAEFLKHISTFKGAAKRLEKIHDDGKNVIYKDFAHSPSKVKATVEAVIELYGRNLLVACLELHTFSSLNKAFLSQYKKTLKGLKHKIVFIDAHTLQMKNYPAISKAELVEAFADDEIQYATNVEELKRLVAAQRTASGNVFLMMSSGNFAGQDLKTLCLGE
- a CDS encoding MBL fold metallo-hydrolase, whose amino-acid sequence is MKLYAIETGRFRLDGGAMFGVVPKPIWQKTNPADDRNRIDMAMRCLLIEDANRLILVDNGLGHKYDEKFSGLYGVDHGHSTLDRSLEALGFGKEDITDVILTHLHFDHCGGSTEWHPGKERYETVFDNAHFWLQKSHLAWALAPNPREKASFYDENIQPIVQSGQLRLLDGESELFPDISLKIVNGHTDGMQLPLINYKGRKILYAADLFPTFGHLPLPYVMGYDTRPLLTLAEREEFLPWLVDEGIVLFYEHDPYHECGTVKRTEKGGFQSGDTFQLADL
- a CDS encoding HNH endonuclease; protein product: MSTSKIIGTCGICGRDLIEGRSINEHHLKPKTYKGTETVTLHVVCHTKIHSIFTERELLDFYHTLERLRDHPEMEKFIKWVSKKEPDFRDRNHLTNARRSRRH
- a CDS encoding T9SS type A sorting domain-containing protein — translated: MKRLLLLFAFAAANLVNAPLWAQDTTNLRMISFSDGGELVLFNSDTSTMYYSGFNTNASFNAIFHHPATGDLYCLHDTVATTGRRDFYKIDPFSGAMTFVYSPTRTFLAAACVGPNGMVYAISGNGGGGPGQIYAIDMFNGTESLFTTTDMTFGGNFQVGANITYYPPTNELWLFGGSADSLIKINVTTLAETRVAAFLNADAALKATYLEGNTFWLASDLAYTFDALTADSIKSSTFAVPDYLTDLEMLDLIKGSDTIGICSGDSATLISRFAPDSYAWYLNGAPLGLTTSSINVATAGTYRLLIHSDNGYDMWSEEVEVVAGTTPIAGFAQSVDTVQVGVAVNFQDLSGGGTAYTWTFGDGNSSNLSNPSHAYTTVGTYSVMQIVGSGPCTDTAYGQVVVIPLVGIDPGQGDLAISEFTCSPNPANAKTTIDVSTGIPMQISVEVYNLLGKRVALLHDGILEAGIHHWNWSLDGQNGQPVAAGLYFVKLTGENGVMSRRVVVSR